The genomic segment AGCTCGGGCACCCAGAAGCTGTGGATGACGTCCGACGACGTCAGCTGGACGTTGATCGTCCGCCCGACCGGGATGTGCAGCTCGTTCGTCGCGCGGACGCCCTCATCGGGGTAGGTGACCTCCCACCGCCACTGGTGACCGGTGACCTCGACCACCATGGCGTCGTCCGATGCGCTGGTCGGCACCCACCGCATCGCGACGATCGTGGCCACGAAGACGGCGAGGATGATCAGCGCCGGCACGACGACGCCGATGACCACGAGTCCGCGGGTGAACCCGTGCGACGCGGGCTCCTCGTCCCGTGGGTCCGTGGCGCGGCCGCGGAACAACCCGATGCCGAGCAGGGCAGCGAACACGGTGAACACGGCCAGGCCGAGCCAGAACATCAGCCACCACAGGCCCTCCATCGCCGCGGCGGCCGGACCCTGGGGGTCGAAGGAGCCCGTCTC from the Euzebyales bacterium genome contains:
- the coxB gene encoding cytochrome c oxidase subunit II → MSGLETGSFDPQGPAAAAMEGLWWLMFWLGLAVFTVFAALLGIGLFRGRATDPRDEEPASHGFTRGLVVIGVVVPALIILAVFVATIVAMRWVPTSASDDAMVVEVTGHQWRWEVTYPDEGVRATNELHIPVGRTINVQLTSSDVIHSFWVPELGGKMDALPDGVNTLVLRADQPGEHRTQCAEFCGLRHADMKLLVVAEPVERFESWISERQAATDGAETAVRAAAAAEAGRAR